In the genome of Rhodamnia argentea isolate NSW1041297 chromosome 3, ASM2092103v1, whole genome shotgun sequence, one region contains:
- the LOC125314421 gene encoding cytochrome c6, chloroplastic-like: MQLLQCSSSGSTNITPRFLANKRTVVAGGMRGGGGPGRDGDEAPRDLKRAGFLGAAVAPPLVAAVVALSPLCLSPVSLGQTADIQRGAVLFRRACIGCHDSGGNIIQPGATLFMKDLQRNGVDTEEEIYRVTYFGKGRMPGFGENCTPRGQCTFGPRLQEEEIKELAKFVKLQADQGWPKIEIGEE, from the exons ATGCAGCTTCTTCAATGCTCCTCGTCTGGTTCTACCAACATTACTCCTCGTTTCCTCGCGAACAAG CGCACTGTGGTCGCGGGAGGAATGCGAGGAGGCGGAGGGCCGGGAAGAGACGGAGACGAAGCTCCTCGGGACCTCAAGCGAGCTGGTTTCCTCGGGGCCGCCGTTGCTCCGCCTCTCGTCGCCGCGGTCGTTGCCTTgtctcctctctgtctctctccag TGTCACTTGGTCAAACTGCAGATATTCAAAGAGGAGCAGTATTGTTTCGTCGGGCATGCATTGGATGTCACGATTCTGGTGGGAACATAATACAGCCA GGTGCAACACTGTTCATGAAAGATTTACAAAG AAACGGAGTCGACACGGAAGAGGAGATCTACCGGGTTACCTACTTTGGCAAAGGAAGAATGCCA GGCTTTGGTGAGAACTGCACCCCAAGAGGGCAATGCACGTTTGGACCCCGATTGcaggaggaggagatcaaggAACTAGCCAAGTTTGTAAAGTTGCAGGCTGATCAAGGTTGGCCTAAGATAGAAATTGGAGAAGAATGA